In Paramormyrops kingsleyae isolate MSU_618 chromosome 13, PKINGS_0.4, whole genome shotgun sequence, a single window of DNA contains:
- the lcat gene encoding phosphatidylcholine-sterol acyltransferase isoform X1 codes for MACARLLISLVLLVALQRAAGFWLFNVIFPPNAKPQHVPSNSTPPLILVPGNLGNQLEAKVDKPRLVHWMCYKKTDHFFTIWIDLNMFMPVGVDCWIDNIRIVYNRTTHKTSNSPGVEVKVPGFGQTYPVEFLDTNKLTGYLHTMVQHLVNAGYVRDETVRGAPYDWRIAPNEQEKYFGRLKAMVEEMYEEYQQPVHLLGHSMGCNYILYFLNRQSQAWKERYIKSFIALGAPWGGAVKSLRVLASEISEHRIHPFGAPPSSSGENDGIPFVSNIKIREKQRMTTTNPWIIPSEMAWPEDHVFISTPSFNYTVRDYKRFFQDINFEDGWYMWKDTKDLTAGLPPPGVEVYCMYGVGLPTPVTYVYDQQFPDADPVDILYDDGDDTVDSRSMSLCKRWVGRQQQPVHVIEFQGMPHLDIVFHNKVLTLIQNILEGKPWPSEQPPSPASAQFDQSPIPSPTQLDQTSSPTPNSADKEKGL; via the exons ATGGCCTGCGCGCGGCTCCTGATTTCGCTCGTGCTGCTGGTCGCTCTACAGCGCGCGGCGGGCTTCTGGCTCTTTAACGTCATCTTCCCGCCGAACGCCAAGCCCCAGCACGTGCCCAGCAACAGCACCCCACCTCTGATTTTGG TACCAGGGAACCTGGGAAACCAGCTGGAGGCCAAGGTGGACAAACCCCGCCTGGTGCACTGGATGTGTTACAAGAAGACGGACCACTTCTTCACCATTTGGATTGACCTCAACATGTTCATGCCCGTTGGTGTTGATTGCTGGATTGACAACATCAG GATTGTGTATAACAGGACAACACACAAGACCTCCAATTCTCCAGGTGTGGAGGTGAAGGTACCGGGGTTTGGGCAGACATATCCAGTGGAGTTCCTGGACACCAACAAACTCACAG GGTACCTTCACACTATGGTACAGCACTTGGTGAACGCAGGGTATGTTCGCGATGAGACCGTCCGAGGAGCACCTTACGACTGGAGGATTGCCCCCA ATGAGCAGGAGAAGTACTTTGGACGGCTTAAGGCCATGGTGGAGGAGATGTATGAAGAGTACCAACAGCCGGTTCATCTGCTTGGGCACAGCATGGGATGTAACTACATCCTGTACTTTCTGAACCGTCAGTCCCAGGCCTGGAAGGAGCGCTACATCAAGAGCTTCATAGCGCTGGGTGCGCCCTGGGGAGGGGCAGTCAAATCCCTCAGAGTGCTGGCGTCAG AGATATCTGAACATAGGATCCATCCTTTTGGTGCCCCTCCATCATCATCAGGTGAAAATGATGGAATCCCGTTCGTATCCAACATCAAGATCCGTGAGAAACAGCGGATGACTACTACCAATCCTTGGATTATCCCTTCAGAAATGGCCTGGCCCGAGGACCACGTCTTCATCTCCACTCCGTCCTTCAACTACACCGTCCGGGACTACAAACGCTTTTTCCAGGACATCAACTTTGAGGATGGGTGGTACATGTGGAAAGACACCAAGGACCTAACAGCCGGCCTGCCCCCACCAGGTGTGGAGGTGTACTGCATGTACGGGGTGGGGCTTCCCACGCCAGTCACCTACGTGTATGACCAGCAGTTCCCGGACGCAGACCCAGTGGACATCTTATACGACGATGGCGACGACACAGTGGACAGCCGCAGTATGAGTCTCTGCAAACGCTGGGTTGGCCGGCAGCAGCAGCCGGTGCACGTCATAGAGTTCCAAGGCATGCCCCACTTGGACATTGTCTTCCACAACAAGGTGCTCACCCTAATCCAGAACATCCTAGAGGGAAAACCGTGGCCGTCAGAGCAACCTCCCAGCCCCGCTTCAGCACAATTTGATCAGTCCCCCATCCCTAGCCCCACACAGCTGGACCAG
- the lcat gene encoding phosphatidylcholine-sterol acyltransferase isoform X2, with protein MACARLLISLVLLVALQRAAGFWLFNVIFPPNAKPQHVPSNSTPPLILVPGNLGNQLEAKVDKPRLVHWMCYKKTDHFFTIWIDLNMFMPVGVDCWIDNIRIVYNRTTHKTSNSPGVEVKVPGFGQTYPVEFLDTNKLTGYLHTMVQHLVNAGYVRDETVRGAPYDWRIAPNEQEKYFGRLKAMVEEMYEEYQQPVHLLGHSMGCNYILYFLNRQSQAWKERYIKSFIALGAPWGGAVKSLRVLASGENDGIPFVSNIKIREKQRMTTTNPWIIPSEMAWPEDHVFISTPSFNYTVRDYKRFFQDINFEDGWYMWKDTKDLTAGLPPPGVEVYCMYGVGLPTPVTYVYDQQFPDADPVDILYDDGDDTVDSRSMSLCKRWVGRQQQPVHVIEFQGMPHLDIVFHNKVLTLIQNILEGKPWPSEQPPSPASAQFDQSPIPSPTQLDQTSSPTPNSADKEKGL; from the exons ATGGCCTGCGCGCGGCTCCTGATTTCGCTCGTGCTGCTGGTCGCTCTACAGCGCGCGGCGGGCTTCTGGCTCTTTAACGTCATCTTCCCGCCGAACGCCAAGCCCCAGCACGTGCCCAGCAACAGCACCCCACCTCTGATTTTGG TACCAGGGAACCTGGGAAACCAGCTGGAGGCCAAGGTGGACAAACCCCGCCTGGTGCACTGGATGTGTTACAAGAAGACGGACCACTTCTTCACCATTTGGATTGACCTCAACATGTTCATGCCCGTTGGTGTTGATTGCTGGATTGACAACATCAG GATTGTGTATAACAGGACAACACACAAGACCTCCAATTCTCCAGGTGTGGAGGTGAAGGTACCGGGGTTTGGGCAGACATATCCAGTGGAGTTCCTGGACACCAACAAACTCACAG GGTACCTTCACACTATGGTACAGCACTTGGTGAACGCAGGGTATGTTCGCGATGAGACCGTCCGAGGAGCACCTTACGACTGGAGGATTGCCCCCA ATGAGCAGGAGAAGTACTTTGGACGGCTTAAGGCCATGGTGGAGGAGATGTATGAAGAGTACCAACAGCCGGTTCATCTGCTTGGGCACAGCATGGGATGTAACTACATCCTGTACTTTCTGAACCGTCAGTCCCAGGCCTGGAAGGAGCGCTACATCAAGAGCTTCATAGCGCTGGGTGCGCCCTGGGGAGGGGCAGTCAAATCCCTCAGAGTGCTGGCGTCAG GTGAAAATGATGGAATCCCGTTCGTATCCAACATCAAGATCCGTGAGAAACAGCGGATGACTACTACCAATCCTTGGATTATCCCTTCAGAAATGGCCTGGCCCGAGGACCACGTCTTCATCTCCACTCCGTCCTTCAACTACACCGTCCGGGACTACAAACGCTTTTTCCAGGACATCAACTTTGAGGATGGGTGGTACATGTGGAAAGACACCAAGGACCTAACAGCCGGCCTGCCCCCACCAGGTGTGGAGGTGTACTGCATGTACGGGGTGGGGCTTCCCACGCCAGTCACCTACGTGTATGACCAGCAGTTCCCGGACGCAGACCCAGTGGACATCTTATACGACGATGGCGACGACACAGTGGACAGCCGCAGTATGAGTCTCTGCAAACGCTGGGTTGGCCGGCAGCAGCAGCCGGTGCACGTCATAGAGTTCCAAGGCATGCCCCACTTGGACATTGTCTTCCACAACAAGGTGCTCACCCTAATCCAGAACATCCTAGAGGGAAAACCGTGGCCGTCAGAGCAACCTCCCAGCCCCGCTTCAGCACAATTTGATCAGTCCCCCATCCCTAGCCCCACACAGCTGGACCAG